One Coccinella septempunctata chromosome X, icCocSept1.1, whole genome shotgun sequence genomic window carries:
- the LOC123321283 gene encoding sequestosome-1 yields MQKSKCEKMSQSEMNFKAYFVDEENSEVKRFSLPRSNGKIPSFVTMEEKLKLVFPSLRYCDFKINWKDGDGDLISISNDEDFMTALTEMNCDPKVLYVNTKPKKSPEATLFRVICDVCENGISGYRYKCIECPDYDLCSACESSGNHSEHMVLRLPNSNTSIAKLDRKMMYNAARALKKSVVQAHRCAYKESFKNGEKDKPSRSGDASSSTKASQSGCPFGAADMNALLGQNISPILEMLSKSAPTSSDENQGASNPLADLIHSVVEAFTGSVITEPTDTVNKTASQEQTNSPDKKQDKIAQTTTQPSAPTANANSQEMEWTIVGGGNEDSTSQASASSKTSTVQQPPQPSQDPRLMRGLAQLHEMGFSNENNFLNYLLEMHDYDVARAVKAILQLK; encoded by the exons ATGCAGAAATCGAAATG CGAAAAAATGTCGCAATCGGAAATGAATTTCAAAGCCTATTTCGTCGACGAGGAGAATTCTGAAGTTAAACGATTCTCTTTACCACGAAGCAATGGTAAGATCCCAAGTTTCGTTACCATGGAGGAGAAATTGAAGTTAGTATTCCCAAGCTTGAGATATTGCGACTTCAAAATCAACTGGAAAG ATGGCGATGGTGATCTTATCTCTATATCGAACGACGAAGATTTCATGACAGCGTTAACAGAAATGAATTGCGACCCAAAAGTTTTGTACGTCAATACTAAACCGAAAAAGTCACCAG AAGCAACTCTTTTCCGAGTGATTTGTGATGTTTGTGAAAATGGCATAAGCGGTTATCGTTACAAGTGCATCGAATGCCCTGATTATGACCTTTGTTCAGCCTGTGAAAGCAGCGGCAATCATTCAGAGCACATGGTGCTCCGTCTTCCTAATAGCAACACATCAATAGCTAAACTAGATCGAAAAATGATGTACAATGCTGCAAGAGCATTGAAAAAATCAGTGGTTCAAGCACATAGATGTGCTTATAAGGAATCGTTCAAAAATGGAGAGAAGGATAAACCGAGTCGCAGTGGTGATGCCTCTTCCTCTACGAAAGCATCTCAATCTGGATGCCCTTTCGGCGCGGCTGACATGAATGCTTTATTGGGTCAGAACAT aaGTCCCATTCTTGAAATGTTATCAAAATCAGCCCCAACTTCGTCTGATGAAAATCAAGGAGCTTCAAATCCTTTAGCCGACTTGATTCATTCGGTCGTGGAAGCATTCACAGGGTCAGTAATAACTGAACCAACTGACACAGTAAACAAAACTGCAAGTCAGGAACAAACAAACAGCCCAGATAAGAAACAAGACAAGATTGCCCAAACAACTACGCAACCATCAGCCCCTACAGCGAATGCCAACAGTCAAGAAATGGAATGGACCATTGTTGGTGGTGGTAATGAAGATTCCACATCTCAAGCGAGTGCTTCTTCAAAAACCTCGACGGTCCAGCAGCCACCCCAACCCTCGCAAG ATCCAAGGCTGATGAGGGGTTTAGCACAACTACACGAAATGGGTTTCTCTaacgaaaacaattttctcaATTACTTGCTCGAAATGCATGACTACGATGTTGCAAGAGCGGTGAAGGCTATTCTACAATTGAAATGA
- the LOC123321495 gene encoding CD2 antigen cytoplasmic tail-binding protein 2 homolog isoform X1 has protein sequence MSKRKIHTLDSDEEDEVKDTGVLHLDDIEGQEDGMSRQEEGHRMTAFNMKEEMGEGHFDKNGHFIWKNEEEIRDNWLDNVDWHKIKNDPSSQYNLIENAVGLGEDSDSSDEAFDETKNYQEMLNFMKPGETVNKALNRLGGKNKKLSSVERLKRKKAGTLVENQDVIKLTALANDNLTAMGNMNIYQETYESISKKIQNKKKPLEAVDDMFADDFDSSAKASSSKLVSNEAILGSGEVMWEFKWKQDSEEVHGPHSSAEMLQWVKEGYFEKGVFVRKHGENSNFYTSNRIDFDLYI, from the exons ATGTCGAAAAGAAAAATACATACTTTGGACTCCGATGAGGAAGATGAAGTTAAAGACACTGGAGTCTTACATTTAGATGATATAGAAG GTCAAGAGGATGGTATGTCTAGACAGGAAGAGGGTCATCGTATGACTGCATTCAATATGAAGGAGGAAATGGGTGAAGGCCACTTTGACAAAAACGGTCATTTCATatggaaaaatgaagaagagataaGAGATAACTGGTTGGATAATGTTGATTGGCATAAGATTAAAAATGATCCGAGCAGTCAATACAATTTAATTGAAAATGCAGTTGGACTTGGAGAAGACAGTGATAGTTCAGATGAAGCAttcgatgaaacaaaaaattatcaagaaatgttaaattttatgaaacctgGTGAAACTGTCAATAAAGCCCTCAATAGATTAGGAG GTAAAAACAAGAAATTATCAAGTGTTGAAAGATTGAAGAGGAAAAAGGCTGGCACATTGGTGGAAAACCAGGATGTCATTAAATTGACAGCTTTGGCTAATGATAATTTGACTGCAAtgggaaatatgaatatttaTCAAGAAACTTATGAAAGTATTtcaaaaaaa atacaaaataaaaaaaaaccacTGGAAGCTGTAGACGACATGTTCGCAGATGATTTTGATTCATCTGCAAAAGCATCTAGCTCAAAGCTTGTATCGAATGAAGCAATTCTTGGAAGTGGTGAGGTCATGTGGGAGTTCAAATGGAAACAAGATAGTGAAGAAGTACATGGTCCCCATTCTAGTGCTGAAATGCTGCAGTGGGTGAAAGAAGGATATTTCGAAAAAGGAGTTTTTGTCCGTAAACATGGAGAAAATTCTAATTTCTACACATCAAATAGAATTGATTTTGATCTTTATATTTAA
- the LOC123321495 gene encoding CD2 antigen cytoplasmic tail-binding protein 2 homolog isoform X2 gives MSKRKIHTLDSDEEDEVKDTGVLHLDDIEGQEDGMSRQEEGHRMTAFNMKEEMGEGHFDKNGHFIWKNEEEIRDNWLDNVDWHKIKNDPSSQYNLIENAVGLGEDSDSSDEAFDETKNYQEMLNFMKPGETVNKALNRLGGKNKKLSSVERLKRKKAGTLVENQDVIKLTALANDNLTAMGNMNIYQETYESISKKIFKKKTTEHCTIDHNNKDNNFS, from the exons ATGTCGAAAAGAAAAATACATACTTTGGACTCCGATGAGGAAGATGAAGTTAAAGACACTGGAGTCTTACATTTAGATGATATAGAAG GTCAAGAGGATGGTATGTCTAGACAGGAAGAGGGTCATCGTATGACTGCATTCAATATGAAGGAGGAAATGGGTGAAGGCCACTTTGACAAAAACGGTCATTTCATatggaaaaatgaagaagagataaGAGATAACTGGTTGGATAATGTTGATTGGCATAAGATTAAAAATGATCCGAGCAGTCAATACAATTTAATTGAAAATGCAGTTGGACTTGGAGAAGACAGTGATAGTTCAGATGAAGCAttcgatgaaacaaaaaattatcaagaaatgttaaattttatgaaacctgGTGAAACTGTCAATAAAGCCCTCAATAGATTAGGAG GTAAAAACAAGAAATTATCAAGTGTTGAAAGATTGAAGAGGAAAAAGGCTGGCACATTGGTGGAAAACCAGGATGTCATTAAATTGACAGCTTTGGCTAATGATAATTTGACTGCAAtgggaaatatgaatatttaTCAAGAAACTTATGAAAGTATTtcaaaaaaa atattcaagaaaaaaacaaCAGAACATTGTACTATTGATCACAATAATAAGgacaataatttttcataa
- the LOC123321589 gene encoding zinc finger MYM-type protein 3 — MAEDKQSTIQNEPEESIFSGMVTLSDLETVETLSEEKSSELAKEDTCATSASSCLATQEKECEEVEAIPSNVIIDGSIKDLSNRDEESPEKLPQTINTSEERIDNSSLELGTELLDPPETQKYEEEDSAGDKVSNLPASTREIEAENELNDNTEFVQVNTEKDDNEKDSTKGDELLEDPIGGDENDNENIESMSEGGDEELCIIPDTQRVLPQTENIDLQPLKELSAATGDAESQESTFTINKYKEKNPQTCYKCGWVRTPKYNLKKMEDEIYLCNDDCLEDFKKTEKGQVVLNWDSEIRVKDLTANNESTSFKKTCASCKEEIFNEESNLTWEIMDFCNEICLTKYQKEIGSKCFNCQGDVKANSLGKYCVRFGNDIRQFCTSHCLENHKKGLKVCSYCQLDMSLGSEAFLAVGDKGQIKDFCSQKCMENYDILTNNRPPKVADGSICCVCKLTKPITISFELNGSDNYFCSERCFVAFSFVNNIKSDKCAMCQRNFAKEKLEEHTMFYENTQLSYCSNSCQNIYIIAHRKIVPCTWCKVKKYNFDMIRRFNTNGSHLNMCSVNCLNLYQVSLNAVSSKKTQCDFCKKNLQALYHLTMSDATIRNFCSYGCVMSFQSQYNKSPITLSEEAFPVPTGTPKRSKRLNKGNNTCTRTVETSLPVISRVQSLSSTNGTVSTGTRATRSKTSSTSTTIPATPVALQNNIEIPVQVKHHIIVKPAPIPNQRNVATLCRPRMCNKGVNATAKVEHASVQTEKREADKVLIPVPIPIFVPLPMHMFSTPVPMPLPIPIPVPVPVFIPTTRNSANGIMKEIKKIQVKIPTNPYEAELLMMAEMVADDKKEENTDSESDMEDTVADDTGGGTFSPEPQDGSNTFGDDMLQMALKMATELDEPAVDLEGALTANTITASQAQDEVHPEVSEEVAPDQLHLIDRGQRGRKRALRGSPRQGAISKRGRRSLSQHVEIPMMQQPPPQPEPQEKPDANMCLKYTFGVNAWKQWVTFKNAELEKSSRRVKLFKTEILQLTADELNYSLCLFVKEVRKPNGAEYAPDTIYYLCLGIQQYLFENGRIDNIFCDAYYEKFTDCLDEVAKRFSVLYNDSHYIVTRVEEEHLWESKQLGAHSPHVLLSTLMFFNTKHFNLTTVDEHMQLSFSHIMKHWKRNPNQAGASKIPGSRNVLLRFYPPQSAIQNNSRKKKVYEQQENEENPLRCPVKLYEFYLSKCPESVKTRNDVFYLQPERSCVPDSPVWYSTMPLPRDALEKMLHRVKMVKEINVALLTS, encoded by the exons ATGGCAGAAGATAAACAGTCAACAATACAAAATGAACCTGAAGAAAGTATATTTTCTGGAATGGTAACATTATCTGATTTAGAGACTGTAGAAACTCTATCTGAAGAAAAGTCGAGTGAACTTGCTAAAGAAGATACTTGTGCAACTTCTGCCAGCTCTTGCCTTGCCACTCAAGAAAAAGAGTGTGAAGAAGTTGAAGCAATACCAAGTAATGTTATTATAGATGGGTCCATAAAAGACTTATCAAATAGGGATGAGGAGAGCCCTGAAAAATTGCCTCAAACTATTAATACATCTGAGGAGAGAATAGATAATTCTTCACTTGAACTGGGGACAGAATTACTTGATCCTCCCGAAACtcaaaaatatgaagaagaagACTCTGCTGGAG ACAAGGTTAGTAATCTGCCCGCTTCCACCAGGGAAATTGAAGCAGAAAATGAACTAAATGATAATACGGAATTTGTTCAGGTGAATACTGAAAAGGATGATAATGAAAAAGATTCTACTAAAG GGGATGAACTTTTGGAGGATCCTATAGGAGGTGATGAAAAtgataatgaaaatattgaatccatGTCAGAAGGTGGTGATGAAGAATTGTGCATTATACCAGACACTCAAAGAGTTTTACctcaaactgaaaatattgatttacaACCATTGAAGGAGCTCTCAGCTGCAACTGGAGATGCAGAAAGTCAAGAAAGTACCTTCACTATTAATAAATATAAGGAGAAAAATCCTCAGACTTGCTATAAATGTGGTTGG GTTCGCACACCAAAGTATAACTTAAAGAAGATGGAAGATGAAATTTATCTGTGTAACGATGATTGCTTGGAAGATTTTAAGAAAACGGAAAAAGGACAAGTTGTTTTGAATTGGGATTCTGAAATAAGAGTTAAAGATTTAACTGCTAATAATGAAAGTACCTCGTTTAAAAAAACATGTGCTAGTTgcaaagaagaaatattcaacgaagaatCAAATCTTACCTGGGAAATCATGGATTTTTGCAACGAAATTTGCTTGA CAAAGTATCAGAAAGAAATAGGATCTAAATGCTTCAATTGTCAAGGAGATGTTAAAGCAAACTCACTCGGTAAATATTGTGTTCGATTTGGAAATGACATTCGTCAATTTTGCACAAGTCATTGTTTGGAAAATCATAAGAAGGGTCTTAAAGTATGTTCCTATTGCCAACTTGATATGTCATTAGGATCAGAAg CTTTCCTGGCAGTAGGAGACAAGGGTCAAATTAAAGATTTCTGTTCTCAAAAATGTATGGAAAACTATGACATATTAACGAATAACAGGCCCCCTAAAGTAGCTGATGGTTCAATATGTTGTGTTTGTAAACTCACCAAGCCTATAACGATATCATTTGAACTAAATGGGTCTGATAACTATTTTTGTAGCGAACGCTGTTTTGTTGCTTTCAGTTTTGTCAACAATATCAAATCCGACAAATGTGCAATGTGTCAAAGGAATTTTGCTAAAGAAAAATTGGAGGAGCATActatgttttatgaaaatactcAACTGAGTTATTGTTCAAATAGTTGCCAAAACATATATATAATAGCACATCGAAAAATTGTTCCATGTACATGGTGTAAAGTAAAAAAGTATAATTTTGATATGATTCGAAGGTTTAATACAAATGGATCACACCTCAATATGTGTAGTGTTAATTGTTTAAATTTATATCAGGTTTCTTTGAATGCAGTTTCTTCCAAGAA aacACAGTGtgatttttgtaaaaaaaatctcCAAGCCTTGTATCATCTTACTATGTCTGATGCAACAATTAGGAATTTTTGTTCCTATGGATGCGTTATGTCATTTCAAAGCCAGTACAACAAATCACCTATCACTCTGTCTGAAGAAGCCTTTCCAGTGCCAACTGGTACTCCTAAACGTAGCAAAAGACTAAATAAAGGAAACAATACATGTACTCGTACTGTTGAAACATCATTACCTGTCATAAGTAGGGTACAAAGTTTGTCTAGTACTAATGGAACGGTATCAACTGGTACCAGAGCTACCAGATCTAAAACTTCTAGTACATCAACAACTATTCCTGCAACTCCTGTTGctcttcaaaataatattgaaatacCTGTGCAG GTGAAACACCATATAATCGTCAAACCTGCTCCTATTCCGAATCAACGAAACGTTGCAACTCTCTGCCGTCCACGTATGTGTAATAAAGGGGTGAATGCTACAGCGAAAGTTGAACATGCCTCAGTTCAAACAGAAAAAAGGGAAGCTGATAAGGTGTTGATTCCTGTTCCAATTCCTATTTTCGTTCCTCTCCCCATGCATATGTTTTCCACTCCTGTACCCATGCCACTACCTATACCCATTCCTGTGCCTGTTCCTGTGTTCATTCCAACTACAAGAAATTCGGCTAATGGGATCATGAAGGAGATTAAG aaaattcaaGTCAAAATTCCAACAAATCCTTATGAAGCGGAGCTTTTGATGATGGCAGAAATGGTGGCTGATGACAAGAAAGAGGAAAATACCGATTCTGAAAGTGATATGGAGGATACAGTTGCTGATGACACTGGAGGCGGAACTTTCAGCCCAGAACCTCAAGATGGGAGCAATACATTCGGAGATGATATGTTGCAGATGGCTCTTAAAATGGCAACAGAGTTAGATGAACCGGCCGTCGACTTGGAAGGTGCTTTGACTGCAAACACCATCACAGCATCCCAAGCGCAGGATGAGGTACATCCTGAGGTTTCAGAGGAAGTTGCCCCTGATCAGTTGCATCTTATCGATAGGGGACAAAGAGGTCGCAAAAGAG CGTTACGTGGTAGTCCAAGACAAGGAGCGATATCGAAAAGGGGCCGGAGAAGTCTATCTCAACATGTTGAGATACCTATGATGCAGCAACCCCCACCGCAGCCAGAACCACAGGAGAAACCTGACGCCAATATGTGTCTCAAATATACTTTCGGTGTCAATGCCTGGAAGCAGTGGGTTACTTTCAAGAATGCCGAGTTGGAAAAATCTTCTAGAAGggtgaaattattcaaaacggAGATTTTACAGCTGACTGCTGATGAGCTCAACTATTCCCTCTGTTTATTTGTTAAAGAAGTTCGGAAACCTAATGGTGCAGAATATGCACCTGATACAATTTATTATCTCTGTCTAG GTATACAACAGTATCTATTTGAAAATGGTAGAATTGACAACATATTTTGTGACGCCTACTATGAAAAATTTACGGACTGCCTAGATGAAGTAGCTAAAAGATTCTCTGTTCTTTATAATGATTCTCATTATATTGTAACCCGGGTAGAGGAAGAGCATTTATGGGAAAGTAAACAGCTTGGAGCGCATTCTCCTCATGTACTTCTCAGCACATTAATGTTTTTCAATACCAAACACTTCAACCTCACA ACAGTTGATGAACATATGCAGCTATCATTTTCCCACATAATGAAACACTGGAAAAGGAATCCAAACCAAGCCGGAGCTTCGAAAATACCAGGGTCAAGAAATGTTTTGCTAAGGTTTTATCCTCCTCAAAGTGCCATAC AGAATAATTCTAGAAAGAAGAAAGTTTATGAACAACAAGAAAATGAGGAGAACCCTCTCAGGTGTCCAGTCAAGTTGTATGAATTTTATCTATCGAAATG CCCAGAAAGTGTTAAAACTCGAAACGATGTGTTCTACCTCCAACCAGAGAGATCTTGTGTACCTGATAGCCCTGTATGGTATTCAACAATGCCGTTGCCCAGAGATGCGTTAGAAAAAATGTTACACAGGGTTAAAATGGTGAAAGAAATAAATGTGGCACTATTGACTAGTtaa